The Rhinoderma darwinii isolate aRhiDar2 chromosome 11, aRhiDar2.hap1, whole genome shotgun sequence genome window below encodes:
- the SMTNL1 gene encoding smoothelin-like protein 1: MAEEQPPTLTEEPQEEATRRSPQSSGTTEESTINAMEDAITTPEETSPLEEKTNEDTFLVGLPQRDEQTVATNGDTNGTGKEVTEKEGGDTLASSEELTEDYVTSEGEKAGTGANEESSSTQEESAGDLSGHKVEKFEDAASSQEVPAATDHVDDKSTEELTQPSAKNNADKVEDSKPEASSTKDSITGSPGKEAAQEKEQRDRKSELPRSRTMPKSYGRATRKDIAEKFGGVSTSGVRVQRSTSCGAGAVKNMLLEWCRAKTRGREGVDIQNFSSSWSSGLAFCALMLAFFPDAFDYDSLDPKNRRENFQLAFNAAEEYADCPPLLDVEDMVRMKVPDSKCVYTYVQELYRSLVAKGLVKTKKA; the protein is encoded by the exons ATGGCAGAAGAACAACCTCCTACCCTAACAGAGGAACCCCAGGAGGAGGCCACAAGAAGAAGTCCACAATCATCAGGGACTACGGAGGAGAGCACAATTAATGCTATGGAAGATGCCATTACAACTCCTGAGGAAACATCTCCCTTAGAAGAGAAGACTAATGAAGATACATTTCTGGTTGGTCTTCCCCAAAGGGATGAACAGACAGTGGCAACAAACGGAGATACAAATGGAACGGGGAAAGAGGTGACCGAAAAAGAAGGGGGAGATACATTAGCATCAAGTGAAGAGCTAACAGAAGACTATGTGACCtcagaaggagaaaaagcaggtaCAGGAGCAAATGAAGAAAGCTCCTCAACCCAAGAGGAAAGTGCAGGTGACCTGTCTGGTCACAAAGTAGAAAAATTTGAAGATGCAGCCAGTAGCCAGGAGGTACCCGCTGCCACCGATCATGTGGATGATAAAAGTACGGAAGAGCTGACTCAACCTAGTGCCAAAAACAATGCAGATAAAGTAGAGGACAGCAAGCCTGAAGCCAG TTCTACAAAGGACAGCATCACTGGATCTCCAGGTAAAGAGGCTGCACAAGAAAAGGAACAACGGGATCGAAAATCTGAACTTCCACGTTCTAGGACCATGCCAAAATCATATGGAAGAGCCACAAGGAAAGACATTGCCGAAAAGTTTGGAGG GGTGTCAACTTCAGGGGTTCGTGTTCAGCGGTCGACAAGCTGTGGTGCAGGTGCTGTGAAGAACATGCTGCTTGAATGGTGCAGGGCAAAGACACGAGGACGGGAG GGAGTGGACATCCAGAATTTTTCAAGCAGTTGGAGCAGCGGTCTCGCATTCTGCGCTCTGATGTTGGCTTTCTTCCCTGATGCATTCGACTACGACTCTCTCGACCCAAAGAACAGAAGAGAGAACTTTCAGCTGGCCTTCAATGCAGCAGA GGAATACGCAGATTGTCCCCCACTTCTGGATGTTGAAGACATGGTTCGAATGAAGGTTCCAGACTCTAAATGTGTTTACACATATGTGCAGGAGTTGTACCGCAGTTTGGTTGCTAAAGGCTTAGTAAAAACCAAGAAAGCATGA
- the TIMM10 gene encoding mitochondrial import inner membrane translocase subunit Tim10, which translates to MDPVKAQQLAAELEVEMMADMYNRMTVACHKKCVPPHYKEPELSKGESVCLDRCVSKYLDIHERMGKKLTELSMQDEELMRNMQQSVGPA; encoded by the exons atgGACCCGGTAAAAGCCCAGCAGCTGGCAGCAGAGCTCGAAGTGGAAATGATGGCCGATATGTACAACCG AATGACTGTTGCTTGTCACAAAAAGTGTGTTCCCCCTCACTACAAGGAACCCGAGCTATCCAAAGGAGAAAGTGTCTGCCTGGACCGCTGCGTCTCCAAATATCTCGATATCCACGAACGTATGGGCAAGAAACTCACAGAACTTTCTATGCAAGACGAGGAGCTGATGAGGAACATGCAGCAGAGCGTGGGACCTGCGTAG